Proteins encoded together in one Juglans regia cultivar Chandler chromosome 9, Walnut 2.0, whole genome shotgun sequence window:
- the LOC108982740 gene encoding oleosin 18.2 kDa-like: MADQSHQQRPTDAMKGMFAGQKGQAQGPPTSKVLAVVTLVPVAGFLLLLSGLTLAATFIGLAVSTPLLVMCSPVLVPAAALIGLAMTGFLASGAFGITGISSLSWIANYLRRARLPEHLEHAKQRAQETAGQMGQTVTGKAQETAGRAQEAAGTG; this comes from the coding sequence ATGGCTGACCAGAGCCACCAACAACGCCCCACCGATGCAATGAAGGGCATGTTCGCAGGACAAAAAGGTCAGGCTCAGGGTCCCCCTACTTCAAAAGTTCTAGCAGTCGTCACTCTCGTACCCGTCGCCGGCTTCCTTCTACTCCTGTCCGGTCTCACACTTGCGGCAACGTTTATCGGCCTCGCTGTGTCGACCCCGCTGCTCGTGATGTGCAGCCCTGTTTTGGTTCCGGCAGCAGCACTCATTGGCTTGGCTATGACCGGGTTTTTGGCATCGGGAGCATTCGGTATCACCGGGATTTCGTCGCTTTCGTGGATAGCCAACTATCTGCGTCGAGCAAGACTGCCGGAGCATCTCGAGCACGCGAAGCAACGAGCCCAGGAGACAGCGGGTCAGATGGGGCAGACGGTCACGGGGAAGGCGCAGGAAACAGCTGGAAGAGCTCAGGAGGCCGCTGGGACGGggtga